In Silene latifolia isolate original U9 population chromosome X, ASM4854445v1, whole genome shotgun sequence, the following proteins share a genomic window:
- the LOC141623236 gene encoding F-box protein FBW2-like isoform X2, with amino-acid sequence MENRLDYRPWDELMPDTLGLIFKSLPLDEILNIVPSVCKSWANAVRGPYCWQEIDIEQWSRYRRPESLDRMLILLIGRSRGSLRKFCVYGLGTELGLSMIGDNANNLWNLRLPGSEIRNSMVEQVAGKFTALTFLDLSYSTKIGAPAIEAFGKHCKLLTHFKRNMHPWDVTLRKSQDDEAFAIAATMPQIKHLELAYLMVTTEGVFRILTNCHVLELLDMRGCWNVKLDEELLKNHSALKVVGPLVVNSGGKTKACEGQYDFYTVSSLWDWRSTDMVLDDVEVEADDEADDAYVDDLWDGMHDVDDLDQIYFGDQYDNV; translated from the exons CTTGATGAGATATTAAATATAGTCCCAAGCGTTTGCAAATCATGGGCAAATGCGGTAAGAGGTCCGTATTGTTGGCAGGAGATCGATATTGAGCAATGGAGCCGATACCGCCGCCCTGAGAGCCTTGATCGGATGCTTATATTGCTGATTGGAAGAAGTCGTGGTTCTCTTCGCAAATTTTGTGTCTATGGCTTGGGGACTGAATTGGGTTTATCCATGATTGGTGACAA TGCCAACAATCTTTGGAATTTACGGCTGCCAGGAAGTGAAATAAGAAATTCTATGGTTGAACAAGTTGCTGGAAAATTTACTGCCCTCACATTCTTAGATTTGAGCTATTCGACCAAGATTGGAGCCCCAGCAATAGAGGCATTTGGTAAACACTGTAAGCTCCTTACACATTTTAAGAGGAATATGCATCCTTGGGATGTAACCCTCCGAAAGTCTCAAGATGATGAGGCTTTTGCCATTGCTGCTACAATGCCACAGATCAAGCACCTTGAGCTAGCGTATCTAATGGTCACAACTGAGGGTGTGTTTAGGATCCTCACCAACTGCCATGTACTCGAGTTGTTGGACATGAGGGGTTGTTGGAATGTGAAACTCGATGAAGAGCTTCTAAAGAATCATTCAGCGTTGAAGGTAGTGGGACCTCTAGTTGTTAATTCTGGTGGCAAGACAAAAGCTTGTGAGGGACAGTATGATTTTTACACTGTTTCTAGTCTGTGGGATTGGCGTTCCACTGACATGGTTCTTGATGATGTTGAAGTTGAAGCTGATGACGAGGCTGATGATGCTTATGTCGATGATCTTTGGGATGGCATGCACGATGTGGATGACTTGGATCAGATTTACTTTGGAGATCAGTATGACAATGTTTAA